One Streptosporangiales bacterium DNA segment encodes these proteins:
- a CDS encoding family 16 glycosylhydrolase yields MKLDEGFEGTYLDPAVWTTSYLPAWSSRAESAATYAVADGELRLSIPPAQRLWCPDLHEGPLRVSAVQSGNWSGPVGSSRGQSPFRPGLTVREAQPAVLGFTPLYGRVEVTCRATIGPRSMFSAWMIGIEDEPRRCGEICLVEVFGDGLGRGDSGPTALVGCGVHAFRDPALVEDFDTLRLDVDVAESHRYAVSWTPGGVDFLLDDHVVRSTRQSPDYPLQLILGVFDFPDRGTPEERDGTTPMPTPELVVSRVRGEPMS; encoded by the coding sequence ATGAAACTCGACGAGGGCTTCGAGGGCACGTACCTGGACCCGGCGGTGTGGACCACGAGCTACCTGCCCGCATGGAGCTCGCGCGCGGAGTCCGCGGCCACCTACGCGGTCGCCGATGGCGAGTTGCGGCTGTCGATCCCGCCCGCCCAGCGGCTGTGGTGCCCCGACCTGCACGAGGGCCCACTGCGGGTGTCCGCGGTGCAGAGCGGGAACTGGTCAGGGCCGGTGGGCAGCAGCCGTGGACAGTCGCCGTTCCGGCCGGGGCTGACGGTGCGGGAGGCGCAACCCGCCGTCCTCGGCTTCACCCCGCTGTACGGACGCGTCGAGGTGACCTGCCGGGCCACGATCGGTCCGCGGTCGATGTTCTCGGCCTGGATGATCGGCATCGAGGACGAGCCGCGGCGGTGTGGCGAGATCTGTCTCGTCGAGGTCTTCGGCGACGGTCTCGGCCGCGGCGACTCGGGTCCGACCGCCCTGGTGGGGTGTGGAGTCCACGCCTTCCGCGATCCCGCTCTCGTCGAGGACTTCGACACCCTGAGGCTCGACGTGGACGTCGCCGAGTCGCACCGCTACGCGGTGTCGTGGACGCCCGGCGGGGTCGATTTCCTCCTCGACGACCACGTCGTCCGGAGTACCCGGCAGTCACCGGACTACCCGTTGCAGCTCATCCTCGGCGTCTTCGACTTCCCCGACCGCGGCACGCCGGAGGAGCGGGACGGGACCACCCCGATGCCGACACCCGAGCTGGTCGTCAGCCGCGTCCGTGGGGAGCCGATGTCGTGA